DNA sequence from the Candidatus Tanganyikabacteria bacterium genome:
TCAAGGAGTACATGGCGGCCCACGGCGGCCGGGTAGAACTCCATGGCCGGCCGGGGGACGGCTCCCGGTTCGACCTGATCCTGCCTGCGAACCCATGAAGACGCGCATCCTGGTCGTCGAGGACGAGGCCCCGGTCCTCCAGGGCCTGGTCGATCTGCTCGCCGCCAAGGGCTACGACGTCGTCTCCGCGGCGACGGGGCCCGAGGGCCTGGCCAAGGCGGGCGCCGCGCGGCCCGACCTCATCCTGCTGGACGTGATGCTGCCCGGGATTTCCGGCTACGACATCCTGCGCAAGCTGCGGGCGCAGGGCGCCGACATGCCCGTCGTGATGCTCACGGCCAAGGGCGCCGAGATAGACAAGGTCCTGGCGTTCGAACTGGGTGTGGACGATTACGTGACCAAGCCGTTCAGCATCCTGGAACTGCTGGGGCGCATCCAGGCCGTCCTGCGGCGCACGCAGCGTCCCGCCGGCCACCGGCCGGCGGCGGCGGCACTGGTCCTGGGCGACGTGGAAGTGGATTTCGGGAGGCTGGAGGTGCGGCGGCGCGGGAGACCGGTCGCGCTATCGCACCGCGCCTTCACGCTGCTGGGCGCCCTGGCGGCCGCCGAGGGGCAGATCGTGTCGCGCGATCTGCTCATCGACACGATCTGGGGCCCCGGCCAGGTGATCAACTACCGCACCATCGACAACCTGGTCGTCAAGCTCAGGC
Encoded proteins:
- a CDS encoding response regulator transcription factor encodes the protein MKTRILVVEDEAPVLQGLVDLLAAKGYDVVSAATGPEGLAKAGAARPDLILLDVMLPGISGYDILRKLRAQGADMPVVMLTAKGAEIDKVLAFELGVDDYVTKPFSILELLGRIQAVLRRTQRPAGHRPAAAALVLGDVEVDFGRLEVRRRGRPVALSHRAFTLLGALAAAEGQIVSRDLLIDTIWGPGQVINYRTIDNLVVKLRQAIEADPRSPRHLLTVHGAEYRLVP